One Roseburia rectibacter DNA window includes the following coding sequences:
- the rpsB gene encoding 30S ribosomal protein S2, with amino-acid sequence MSVISMKQLLEAGVHFGHQTRRWNPKMAPYIYTERNGIYIIDLQKSVGKVDEAYKAVSDIAAAGGTILFVGTKKQAQDAIKTEAERCGMFYVNERWLGGMLTNFRTIQSRIARLKEIETMATDGTFEVLPKKEVIALKKEWEKLEKNLGGIKEMKKIPDAIFVVDPKKERICIQEAHTLGIKLIGIADTNCDPEELDYVIPGNDDAIRAVKLIVSKMADAVIEANQGAEMTAEEAESAAADEAVEEA; translated from the coding sequence ATGAGCGTTATTTCAATGAAACAGTTATTAGAGGCAGGTGTTCACTTTGGACATCAGACAAGAAGATGGAACCCTAAAATGGCTCCATACATCTACACAGAGAGAAACGGAATCTATATCATTGATTTACAGAAATCCGTTGGTAAAGTAGATGAGGCTTACAAAGCAGTATCTGATATCGCAGCAGCAGGTGGCACAATTCTTTTCGTAGGAACAAAGAAGCAGGCTCAGGATGCAATCAAGACTGAGGCAGAGCGTTGCGGAATGTTCTATGTAAATGAGAGATGGTTAGGTGGTATGCTGACCAACTTCAGAACTATCCAGAGCCGTATTGCAAGATTAAAAGAGATCGAGACAATGGCAACAGATGGTACTTTCGAAGTATTACCAAAGAAAGAAGTTATCGCACTGAAAAAAGAGTGGGAGAAATTAGAGAAAAACCTTGGTGGTATCAAGGAAATGAAAAAGATCCCGGATGCAATCTTCGTTGTAGATCCTAAGAAAGAAAGAATCTGTATCCAGGAAGCTCATACATTAGGAATCAAATTAATTGGTATCGCTGATACAAACTGTGATCCGGAAGAGTTAGATTATGTAATTCCGGGTAATGATGATGCTATCAGAGCCGTTAAATTAATCGTATCTAAGATGGCAGATGCTGTTATCGAGGCTAATCAGGGTGCAGAGATGACTGCAGAAGAGGCAGAGTCTGCAGCAGCTGACGAAGCAGTAGAGGAAGCATAA
- a CDS encoding AraC family transcriptional regulator has product MAISLSLDQKEKAKHGEQLFPLQCYVTNLSATCPAVTAHWHDEAEFTMITNGGCTYQIQLCPYSADVGDLIFVPPLVLHSIHADTDPVMTSETYVFHMNYLGMGNADICAVKYLAPLAMQKLIPPYIIKKEHPIYGDALSIFQRLSQLYHSKSIGYELKIKSLLLELIALLLPFCQEDSAFSQLSNEHTSKLKAVLEFIEQHYAEPLSIADLASICCFSEYHFMRFFKKYMGESAMEYVRNIRLEKAAELFEQGAESSLEVSLSCGFNNLSYFHREFKKKYGMTPGTFQRKINI; this is encoded by the coding sequence ATGGCAATCAGTTTATCTTTAGACCAAAAAGAAAAAGCAAAACACGGTGAACAGCTCTTTCCTCTGCAATGCTATGTCACAAACCTGTCTGCCACCTGTCCGGCAGTCACTGCGCACTGGCACGATGAGGCTGAGTTTACAATGATTACAAACGGAGGCTGTACCTATCAGATACAGCTTTGTCCCTATTCTGCAGATGTGGGAGATCTTATATTTGTACCACCTTTAGTCCTTCATTCTATCCACGCTGACACAGATCCGGTAATGACTTCCGAAACATATGTTTTTCATATGAATTATCTTGGCATGGGAAACGCGGATATCTGTGCAGTCAAATATCTCGCGCCGCTTGCAATGCAAAAATTAATTCCTCCTTATATCATAAAAAAAGAACATCCCATCTATGGAGACGCCCTGTCGATTTTTCAAAGGCTTAGTCAGCTTTATCATAGTAAATCCATTGGTTATGAACTGAAGATCAAGTCTCTCCTTTTAGAACTGATCGCTCTGCTGCTTCCTTTCTGTCAGGAAGATTCTGCATTTTCCCAGCTTTCCAATGAACACACCAGCAAACTGAAAGCCGTGTTAGAATTCATTGAACAGCATTATGCTGAGCCCTTATCAATCGCCGATCTCGCATCCATCTGCTGTTTCAGCGAATACCATTTCATGCGTTTTTTCAAAAAATATATGGGAGAATCTGCCATGGAGTATGTACGGAATATCCGACTGGAAAAAGCGGCAGAGCTATTCGAACAGGGTGCGGAATCCTCTCTTGAGGTCTCACTCTCCTGTGGATTTAATAATTTATCCTATTTTCATCGGGAATTTAAAAAGAAATATGGAATGACACCAGGAACTTTCCAGCGGAAGATCAATATTTAG
- the tsf gene encoding translation elongation factor Ts: MAITAAMVKELREMTGAGMMDCKKALNETNGNMDEAVEFLRKNGQAKAEKKASRIAAEGLCTVVVKDDTTAAVVEVNSETDFVAKNETFQNFVKAVATQAVNSDAKDMDAFMAEAWNEDASKTVNDALVEKVAVIGENLKIRRFEKVVAEHGCVVSYVHGGGRIGVIVDADTDVVNDAVKEAMVNIAMQIAALNPKYVSRDEVSADYIAHEKEILLAQIMNDPKESQKPEKVINGMIEGRISKELKEVCLVDQVYVKAEDGKQTVAKYLEEVSKAAGCTVKVKRFVRFETGEGLEKKQEDFAAEVAAQMNA, from the coding sequence ATGGCTATTACAGCAGCTATGGTAAAAGAACTGCGTGAGATGACTGGCGCAGGTATGATGGATTGTAAAAAAGCATTAAACGAGACTAACGGAAATATGGACGAGGCTGTTGAGTTCTTAAGAAAGAACGGACAGGCTAAGGCTGAGAAGAAAGCAAGCAGAATCGCAGCAGAGGGTCTTTGCACCGTTGTTGTAAAAGATGATACAACAGCAGCAGTTGTTGAAGTTAACTCTGAGACTGATTTCGTTGCTAAGAATGAGACATTCCAGAATTTCGTAAAAGCAGTAGCAACTCAGGCTGTAAACTCTGATGCAAAAGATATGGATGCATTTATGGCAGAGGCATGGAACGAGGATGCTTCTAAGACTGTTAACGATGCATTAGTAGAGAAAGTAGCTGTAATCGGAGAGAACTTAAAGATCCGTAGATTTGAGAAAGTTGTTGCAGAGCATGGCTGCGTAGTTTCTTATGTACATGGCGGCGGAAGAATCGGTGTTATCGTAGACGCTGATACTGATGTTGTTAATGATGCTGTAAAAGAGGCTATGGTTAACATTGCAATGCAGATCGCAGCTTTAAATCCAAAATACGTTTCCAGAGACGAAGTAAGTGCTGATTATATCGCACATGAGAAAGAAATTCTTTTGGCTCAGATCATGAACGATCCGAAAGAGTCCCAGAAACCGGAGAAAGTTATCAACGGTATGATCGAAGGACGTATCAGCAAAGAGTTAAAAGAAGTATGCTTAGTAGATCAGGTATACGTAAAAGCTGAGGATGGAAAACAGACCGTTGCTAAATACCTTGAAGAGGTTTCTAAAGCAGCTGGATGTACTGTAAAAGTTAAGAGATTTGTTCGTTTTGAGACTGGTGAAGGTCTTGAGAAGAAACAGGAAGATTTTGCAGCAGAAGTTGCAGCTCAGATGAATGCTTAA
- a CDS encoding polysaccharide deacetylase family protein, whose product MQDKDSEMLNHQRKRRKRIAKIRNGIILIVAGWIVLSMILIVALFFKMVSLEHKIDRLVTSSSEQNTDQVNAGAAAKLSGGVIAEETEDTEIMQTEMTWDKVTPPATGISDEDNMASDGDLHKVYLTFDNVPSEHTSEILDVLEEYGVKATFFVNGSQDEEMIPVYKRIVDEGHTLGMNSYSNQYSVIYQSEEAFEQDYMTLKNFLKQTTGVDSFYYRFPGGSNNLISNVPMDYFIHYLNTQGIVYYDWNVSAGDGASTVYTSEEIVENVTDDVVKYKTSVVLLHDGKDKSATVEALGPLIEALEGMGAQILPIDEDTQVIQYVKADTVE is encoded by the coding sequence ATGCAGGATAAAGATTCAGAAATGCTGAATCACCAGCGGAAACGCAGAAAAAGGATTGCGAAGATCCGAAACGGTATTATCTTGATCGTAGCAGGATGGATTGTTCTTTCCATGATTCTGATCGTGGCATTATTTTTTAAGATGGTGTCACTGGAACATAAGATAGACCGGCTGGTGACAAGCAGCAGCGAACAGAATACAGATCAGGTCAATGCAGGCGCTGCCGCAAAGCTGAGTGGCGGTGTGATAGCAGAGGAAACAGAAGATACGGAAATTATGCAGACGGAGATGACCTGGGATAAAGTAACACCTCCGGCTACAGGAATATCCGATGAAGATAATATGGCATCGGACGGAGATTTACATAAGGTATACTTAACATTTGATAATGTACCGTCTGAACATACGTCTGAGATTTTAGATGTATTAGAAGAATATGGTGTGAAAGCTACTTTCTTTGTGAATGGAAGCCAGGATGAAGAAATGATTCCTGTTTATAAAAGGATTGTAGATGAGGGGCATACTCTTGGCATGAATTCTTATTCAAATCAGTATAGTGTGATCTATCAGTCAGAGGAAGCGTTTGAGCAGGATTATATGACACTGAAGAATTTCTTAAAGCAGACCACAGGAGTGGACAGCTTTTATTATCGTTTTCCGGGAGGAAGCAATAATCTCATCAGTAATGTGCCGATGGATTATTTTATCCATTATCTTAATACGCAGGGAATTGTCTATTACGACTGGAATGTATCGGCTGGAGATGGCGCTTCAACTGTGTATACATCTGAGGAAATAGTTGAAAATGTGACAGATGATGTAGTAAAATATAAAACGTCGGTGGTTTTGCTGCATGACGGGAAAGATAAGTCAGCAACGGTAGAAGCTTTAGGACCTTTGATTGAGGCTTTAGAGGGAATGGGCGCACAAATATTACCGATTGATGAAGATACACAGGTTATTCAGTATGTGAAAGCAGACACAGTGGAATAA
- a CDS encoding Na/Pi cotransporter family protein: MGAKEFASLLGGLALFLYGMNMMSQGMEAAAGNKMKQILERLTTNRYLGVLVGAVITAIIQSSSATTVMVVGFVNSGMMTLRQAVGVIMGANIGTTITGQLIALDAGAIAPFIAFLGVVLVVFLKQPKVKNIGGILAGLGVLFIGMEMMSTAMMPLRDSKAFIDMMTKFSNPLLGILAGAVFTALIQSSSASVGILQALAASGAISFSGAVYVLFGQNIGTCITAVLASIGTGRNAKRTTIIHLSFNIIGTAVFTILCMLTPLTSWVGGLTPANPAAQIANMHTLFNIVTTILLLPAGNLLAKLAEKILPDVDEPEEGMYLKYLKNTKPVTEGKIGVSAINFELTHKEIARMLEIAKKNVSDSFTAFLNCDDGFIPKVEEKEEYVDFLNREISKYISKNMAHETNTQGSRILSAYFKVTSNIERISDHAMNICGYSEWLKEKDVRFSKEVKEEILQMQQTCEELLTLLLNENMEALDELSRVSALEQKMDDMTEDYRNRMMHRIQEGTASGEGSVLYTEMLTDFERIGDHALNIAQEMTEVRLAE, from the coding sequence ATGGGAGCAAAAGAATTTGCATCATTATTAGGAGGACTGGCGCTTTTTCTGTATGGAATGAACATGATGAGCCAGGGGATGGAGGCTGCTGCCGGAAATAAGATGAAACAGATCTTAGAGCGGCTGACAACGAACCGGTATTTAGGTGTTTTAGTAGGAGCAGTGATCACTGCGATCATACAGTCATCCTCCGCAACAACAGTTATGGTCGTAGGTTTTGTTAATTCCGGCATGATGACATTGCGGCAGGCAGTCGGAGTGATCATGGGTGCTAATATCGGTACGACCATTACAGGACAGCTGATCGCACTTGATGCCGGGGCGATCGCACCGTTTATTGCGTTTTTAGGTGTTGTGCTGGTTGTTTTTCTGAAACAGCCAAAAGTAAAAAACATAGGAGGTATTTTAGCAGGGCTTGGTGTTCTTTTTATTGGAATGGAAATGATGAGCACAGCAATGATGCCGCTTCGGGATTCCAAAGCGTTCATTGATATGATGACAAAATTTTCCAATCCTCTGCTTGGAATTTTAGCAGGTGCAGTTTTTACAGCATTGATCCAGTCCTCATCAGCGTCGGTTGGAATCCTTCAGGCTCTTGCGGCAAGTGGGGCGATTTCTTTTTCTGGAGCAGTGTATGTGCTGTTTGGACAAAATATCGGTACCTGTATTACAGCAGTGTTAGCGTCGATTGGAACAGGCCGGAATGCTAAGCGGACGACGATCATCCATCTTTCATTTAATATCATAGGAACAGCAGTCTTTACGATACTCTGTATGCTGACGCCACTGACTTCCTGGGTAGGAGGACTTACACCTGCAAATCCGGCAGCGCAGATCGCAAATATGCATACGCTGTTTAATATTGTAACAACAATATTATTGCTTCCGGCGGGAAATCTTCTGGCAAAACTGGCAGAAAAGATTCTGCCGGATGTGGACGAGCCGGAGGAGGGAATGTATTTAAAGTATTTAAAAAATACAAAACCGGTGACGGAAGGGAAAATCGGCGTATCAGCAATCAATTTCGAACTGACACACAAAGAGATAGCGAGAATGCTTGAGATCGCAAAGAAAAATGTTTCTGACAGTTTTACGGCATTTTTAAACTGTGATGATGGATTTATTCCGAAAGTGGAAGAAAAAGAGGAGTACGTGGATTTTTTAAACCGAGAGATTTCAAAGTACATATCCAAAAACATGGCACATGAGACAAATACGCAGGGAAGCAGGATATTAAGTGCCTATTTCAAAGTGACCAGCAACATAGAAAGAATCAGTGATCATGCAATGAATATTTGCGGATATTCTGAGTGGCTGAAGGAAAAAGATGTCAGATTTTCAAAAGAAGTAAAGGAAGAAATTTTGCAGATGCAGCAGACCTGCGAGGAACTTTTGACGCTGCTTTTAAATGAAAATATGGAGGCACTCGACGAATTAAGTCGTGTCTCAGCACTCGAACAAAAGATGGATGACATGACAGAGGATTATAGAAATCGTATGATGCACCGGATACAGGAAGGAACGGCATCGGGTGAAGGGAGTGTTCTCTATACAGAGATGCTCACTGATTTTGAGAGAATCGGAGATCATGCATTAAATATTGCACAAGAGATGACAGAAGTAAGGTTGGCAGAATAA
- a CDS encoding polymer-forming cytoskeletal protein, producing the protein MGFFKDFKDDFSQAVNELMPADDNLETSTNEDDVEVNTLEGEVDVETELSKLDGLLEQVTKQEAEKAAVARSAAEMAAQHASVQPEKTAAPVTEKNETVSNITKATQEERKMADNTTAPATNNQSAPVSDEVSVITEGTIIKGDIVSNGSLDVRGQVEGNVGCNGKLVVTGVVNGNSSASEFFADAAKIEGEVVSTGTVKIGLGSVIIGNVTSTSAVIAGAIKGDIDVQGPVVVDTSAVVMGNIKSRSVQINNGAVIEGFCSQCYSDVDVQSLFNGNAQKGNE; encoded by the coding sequence ATGGGATTTTTCAAGGATTTTAAAGATGACTTCTCACAGGCAGTCAATGAACTGATGCCTGCAGATGACAACCTGGAAACCAGCACGAACGAAGATGACGTTGAGGTTAATACGTTAGAAGGCGAAGTGGATGTTGAGACAGAACTTTCCAAGCTGGATGGTCTGTTAGAACAGGTGACAAAGCAGGAAGCTGAGAAAGCAGCCGTAGCAAGAAGTGCCGCAGAAATGGCAGCACAGCATGCAAGTGTACAGCCGGAAAAAACAGCAGCACCTGTAACAGAAAAAAATGAAACAGTTTCAAATATTACAAAAGCAACCCAGGAGGAAAGAAAAATGGCTGACAATACAACAGCACCTGCAACTAATAACCAGAGCGCACCGGTATCTGATGAGGTATCTGTAATCACAGAGGGAACAATCATCAAAGGTGACATTGTATCAAACGGTTCTTTAGATGTAAGAGGACAGGTAGAAGGAAATGTAGGATGTAACGGCAAATTAGTTGTAACTGGTGTCGTAAATGGAAACAGCAGTGCGTCTGAGTTTTTTGCAGATGCAGCAAAGATCGAGGGAGAGGTTGTCAGCACAGGAACCGTTAAAATCGGTCTTGGTTCTGTTATCATCGGTAATGTAACTTCCACTTCCGCAGTGATCGCAGGAGCTATCAAAGGTGATATCGATGTACAGGGACCGGTTGTTGTAGACACATCCGCAGTTGTTATGGGTAACATCAAATCCCGTTCTGTACAGATCAACAACGGCGCAGTAATCGAGGGATTCTGTTCACAGTGCTACTCTGACGTGGATGTACAGAGCCTGTTCAATGGTAATGCTCAGAAAGGAAACGAGTAA
- the pyrH gene encoding UMP kinase has translation MKRVFLKLSGEALAGEKHTGFDEPTVTEVARQVKQITDQGIQVGIVIGGGNFWRGRTSETIDRTKADQIGMLATVMNCIYVSEIFRSVGMKTQILTPFECGSMTKLFSKDRANKYFEKGMVVFFAGGTGHPYFSTDTGIVLRAIEMEAEGIYLAKAIDGVYDSDPKINPSAVKYSEVSIQEVIDRKLAVVDLTASIMCMENKMPMFVFGLNEENSIVKAMTGDFNGTKVTV, from the coding sequence ATGAAGAGAGTATTCTTAAAATTAAGCGGTGAAGCTTTAGCTGGTGAAAAACATACCGGATTTGACGAGCCGACTGTTACAGAAGTGGCGCGACAGGTAAAACAGATTACAGATCAGGGCATTCAGGTCGGCATCGTGATCGGCGGAGGTAATTTCTGGAGAGGAAGAACCAGTGAAACCATTGATCGTACAAAGGCGGATCAGATAGGAATGCTTGCGACAGTTATGAACTGTATCTATGTTTCTGAAATTTTCCGTTCCGTTGGAATGAAAACACAGATCCTGACACCATTTGAGTGTGGAAGCATGACAAAACTGTTTTCAAAAGACCGTGCAAATAAGTATTTTGAAAAAGGAATGGTCGTATTTTTTGCAGGAGGAACCGGACATCCGTATTTTTCAACGGACACAGGCATTGTGCTCCGTGCGATCGAGATGGAGGCAGAGGGAATCTACCTTGCAAAAGCAATTGATGGTGTTTATGACAGCGATCCAAAGATCAATCCTTCCGCTGTAAAATACAGCGAGGTATCTATACAGGAGGTTATTGACCGCAAACTTGCAGTGGTTGACCTTACTGCATCGATCATGTGTATGGAAAATAAAATGCCGATGTTTGTTTTTGGACTGAACGAGGAAAACAGCATTGTAAAGGCAATGACAGGCGATTTTAATGGTACGAAAGTAACCGTATAA
- a CDS encoding MltG/YceG/YrrL family protein: MKLKYYLRGLGIGIIVTTIILVSCFSMQKPKMTDAQIIEKASQLGMIMPEQDSVVAAETETTEPEETQQKNEQQVAAEEAQQQTEVPKEQATEETQQDAPSEDTENAESEEPAQQEPFTLVVNRGDVCRTMCENLAANGVIDDSEGLRKYLSEVGYASFISAGTYQIPYHASYEEITNILKAGPMEQQQ; this comes from the coding sequence GTGAAGCTAAAATATTATTTAAGAGGACTTGGTATAGGTATCATTGTCACAACAATTATTCTTGTAAGCTGCTTTTCAATGCAGAAACCTAAAATGACAGATGCACAGATCATTGAAAAGGCATCCCAGCTTGGTATGATCATGCCGGAACAGGACAGTGTAGTCGCTGCAGAGACAGAAACCACAGAACCGGAAGAAACACAGCAGAAAAATGAACAGCAGGTGGCAGCAGAAGAAGCACAGCAGCAGACAGAAGTGCCAAAAGAGCAGGCAACAGAAGAAACACAGCAGGATGCGCCGTCAGAAGATACAGAGAATGCAGAAAGTGAAGAACCAGCACAGCAGGAACCGTTTACGCTTGTTGTAAACCGTGGAGATGTATGCAGAACAATGTGTGAGAATCTTGCTGCCAATGGTGTGATCGATGATTCGGAAGGGTTACGCAAATATTTGAGTGAAGTTGGTTATGCTTCCTTTATCAGTGCTGGAACCTACCAGATTCCGTATCACGCATCTTATGAAGAAATTACAAATATTTTAAAAGCCGGACCGATGGAACAGCAGCAATAA
- a CDS encoding DUF6115 domain-containing protein — protein sequence MVGSFFITERLSPSELNKIAELSKDELGRIIDGALSDASSKVEEAIQTQIDASSEQVERALEKETNEKIMAISEYSDTVMENMNKTHNEIMFLYNMLNDKHAELTGLATDLQKIAANVKSIQDGLAKKKAPEPVPVAKPESVEEKVETKEQKIPVVKKKENPDTEENHTGKILEMRKKGMQSVEIAKALGVGLGEVNLVLGLYKGDTDS from the coding sequence ATGGTTGGAAGTTTTTTTATCACGGAACGCTTATCTCCATCCGAATTAAATAAGATTGCAGAGTTAAGTAAGGACGAATTGGGCAGAATCATTGACGGTGCTCTGTCAGATGCCAGCAGTAAAGTAGAGGAGGCAATTCAGACACAGATCGATGCTTCTTCGGAACAAGTGGAGCGTGCACTGGAAAAAGAAACAAATGAAAAGATCATGGCCATCAGTGAATATTCAGATACAGTCATGGAAAACATGAATAAAACCCATAATGAGATCATGTTTCTTTATAATATGCTGAATGACAAACATGCAGAGCTGACAGGTCTTGCTACTGATCTGCAGAAGATCGCAGCAAATGTCAAGAGTATACAGGATGGGTTGGCAAAGAAAAAAGCACCGGAGCCAGTTCCTGTGGCGAAGCCTGAGTCCGTAGAAGAAAAAGTGGAAACAAAAGAACAGAAAATCCCAGTCGTAAAAAAGAAAGAAAATCCTGATACAGAGGAAAACCACACGGGTAAGATTCTTGAAATGCGCAAAAAGGGAATGCAGAGTGTTGAGATTGCAAAAGCACTAGGAGTAGGACTCGGAGAGGTTAATCTTGTACTTGGACTTTATAAAGGGGATACAGATTCGTGA
- a CDS encoding alpha-glucosidase, with protein MKRKWWHDKVAYQIYPKSFLDTNGDGIGDLRGIISKLDYLKELGIDIIWLSPIYKSPFIDQGYDISDYYKIAEEFGTMEEFDELLAEAKKRDMYIVMDLVVNHCSSEHEYFKAALADPDGPYADYFYFVKGKDGKEPSNYRSYFGGKAWEPVPGSDKYYLHMFAKEQPDWNWENKEVRDKIYKMINWWLDKGLGGFRIDAIINIKKDTSFPSYEPDGDDGLVSCVKMVEETDGVGEFLEEMKHETFEKYDAFTVGEVFNMKEDELREFVGDDGHFSSMFDFSAHELTYGEHGWYDSKKIDFKRWREILFASQKEMEGIGFKANIIENHDEPRGASRYLPDYAQNEMGKKMLATTSILLRGIPFIYQGQEIGMTNCHRNDISEYDDISTKDQYQVAIEAGCTKEEALACCYENSRDNARTPMQWSADEKGGFSVHVPWLAMNPNYKEINVREQEGREDSVLSYYKKLIALRKSPEFKETFVYGRVVPVYEDTDTIFGFMRIGEENGQKILVIANYGKDAAELMLPGEVKEILLSNTGRKTLPGEKIMLESLETAVLFL; from the coding sequence ATGAAAAGAAAATGGTGGCATGACAAGGTAGCATATCAGATCTATCCAAAGAGTTTTCTGGATACAAACGGAGACGGAATTGGTGATCTGAGAGGAATTATCTCAAAACTGGATTATTTAAAAGAACTTGGCATTGATATCATCTGGCTTTCTCCGATTTATAAATCACCGTTTATTGACCAGGGATATGATATATCTGATTACTATAAGATTGCAGAAGAATTTGGAACTATGGAAGAATTTGACGAGCTGCTTGCCGAAGCAAAAAAGCGTGACATGTACATTGTTATGGATCTGGTGGTAAACCATTGTTCGAGTGAACATGAATATTTTAAGGCGGCTTTAGCTGATCCGGACGGACCTTATGCAGATTATTTTTATTTTGTAAAGGGAAAAGATGGAAAAGAACCAAGCAATTATCGTTCTTATTTTGGTGGAAAGGCATGGGAGCCGGTGCCGGGATCGGATAAATACTATCTGCATATGTTTGCTAAGGAACAGCCGGACTGGAACTGGGAAAACAAAGAAGTACGGGATAAGATATATAAGATGATCAACTGGTGGTTAGATAAGGGACTTGGTGGATTCCGTATTGATGCGATCATTAATATCAAGAAAGATACAAGTTTTCCTTCCTATGAACCGGATGGGGATGATGGTCTGGTGTCATGTGTGAAGATGGTAGAAGAGACAGACGGCGTCGGAGAATTTTTAGAGGAGATGAAACATGAGACTTTCGAGAAATACGACGCTTTTACAGTTGGTGAAGTATTTAATATGAAAGAGGACGAATTAAGGGAGTTTGTCGGGGATGATGGTCATTTCTCAAGCATGTTTGATTTCTCTGCACATGAACTGACCTATGGTGAGCATGGATGGTATGACAGCAAAAAGATAGATTTTAAACGCTGGCGAGAAATTTTGTTTGCTTCCCAGAAAGAGATGGAGGGCATTGGGTTTAAGGCAAACATCATTGAAAATCATGATGAACCGAGAGGTGCAAGCCGTTACCTTCCGGATTATGCGCAGAATGAAATGGGCAAAAAAATGCTTGCCACAACTTCAATCCTGCTTCGGGGAATCCCGTTTATTTATCAGGGACAGGAAATCGGTATGACAAACTGTCATAGAAACGATATTTCAGAATATGATGATATCAGTACAAAAGATCAGTATCAGGTTGCAATCGAGGCAGGATGTACGAAAGAAGAAGCATTGGCATGCTGCTATGAAAACAGCAGGGACAATGCGCGTACACCAATGCAGTGGAGTGCAGATGAAAAAGGAGGCTTTAGTGTACATGTGCCTTGGCTTGCAATGAATCCAAATTATAAAGAAATCAATGTCCGTGAGCAGGAAGGACGGGAGGACTCAGTACTTTCCTATTATAAAAAGCTGATCGCACTGCGCAAATCACCGGAATTTAAAGAAACTTTTGTTTATGGAAGAGTAGTACCAGTTTATGAAGATACGGATACAATATTTGGATTTATGCGTATTGGAGAAGAAAACGGACAGAAAATACTTGTAATCGCAAATTACGGAAAAGATGCGGCAGAGTTGATGCTGCCGGGAGAGGTAAAAGAAATTTTGCTGTCAAATACAGGTAGAAAAACTCTGCCGGGTGAGAAGATTATGCTGGAGAGTCTTGAGACAGCAGTACTTTTTCTGTAA
- a CDS encoding DUF368 domain-containing protein, translating to MSFLKDVLRGIAIGVANIIPGVSGGTMMVSMGIYGDVISAVTEMPKHFWRSVRFLLPYAVGMLCGIGGLSFVIGYFFLEFPFETAMLFIGLIFGGVPLLLPKVMGKRASVSEILLFLLFFGLVVWMQFWKQGTDVSLEPGIQSSMSLFLVGTVAAATMVIPGVSGSMLLMSLGYYTPVINRISEFLAALPGLRWEVLFSCAAVLIPFGIGVVLGIFLVSKLVEYLLKKQERRTYFAIMGLVISSPIAVLSGMNIVSIGIGQLLLGILLFIGGFFIANMLGK from the coding sequence ATGTCATTTTTAAAAGATGTATTGCGGGGAATCGCAATCGGTGTTGCAAATATCATTCCGGGTGTCAGTGGAGGAACTATGATGGTTTCCATGGGAATATACGGGGATGTGATCTCTGCTGTGACGGAAATGCCTAAACATTTTTGGAGGAGTGTCAGGTTTTTACTGCCATATGCAGTTGGGATGCTGTGTGGGATCGGTGGATTGTCGTTTGTGATCGGATATTTTTTTCTGGAATTTCCGTTTGAGACAGCAATGTTATTTATTGGTCTGATCTTTGGCGGAGTACCACTTTTATTGCCAAAAGTAATGGGAAAACGTGCTTCGGTTTCGGAGATATTGCTGTTTTTACTGTTCTTTGGACTGGTCGTATGGATGCAGTTTTGGAAACAGGGAACAGATGTTTCTTTAGAACCCGGTATACAGAGCAGTATGTCCTTATTTCTGGTCGGAACAGTAGCTGCAGCGACCATGGTCATTCCAGGTGTCAGTGGATCAATGCTTTTGATGTCTCTTGGGTACTATACGCCGGTCATAAACAGGATCAGTGAATTCCTGGCTGCATTGCCGGGATTAAGGTGGGAAGTGCTGTTTTCGTGTGCGGCAGTTCTCATTCCGTTTGGCATTGGTGTAGTGCTGGGAATATTTCTTGTTTCAAAACTCGTGGAATATCTCCTGAAAAAACAGGAGAGAAGAACTTATTTTGCGATTATGGGACTGGTCATTTCATCACCGATCGCAGTTCTTTCGGGAATGAATATTGTTTCCATTGGGATTGGACAGCTTTTGCTGGGAATATTACTTTTTATTGGCGGTTTTTTTATTGCAAATATGCTTGGAAAATAA